From a single Silene latifolia isolate original U9 population chromosome 6, ASM4854445v1, whole genome shotgun sequence genomic region:
- the LOC141586111 gene encoding ferric reduction oxidase 2-like, whose product MGARKAIMATVVLVMLGYLIMWIIMPTNLYRYNWTPKIKAKMTSTYFGTQAQSILIYTFPMILVAVLGSVYLHLGKQPHGEYGVIRNAKKSSKMAIWRRPVIVKGPLGIVTGIELSFLIMFVALLAWSLSTFLHVGYGRLAPDVGEKRWLAKWEATVFRLGLTGNICLALLFYPVTRGSTILQMFGLTSEASIKYHMWLGNTLMAFFTCHGLGYLLFWAVSGQISEALKWEKVGVSNVAGEIALLSGLILWIATFPRIRRKMFEVFFYTHHLYIIFMLFFFLHVGISYAFYMLPGIYLFIIDRYLRFLQSRQRVRLLSARVLSCQAIELNFAKNPSLSYNPTSNIFINIPAVSKLQWHPFTITSSSNLESDRLSVMIKVGGNWSRKLYDVVSSSSVDRLEVSVEGPYGPASNHFLRYETLVMVCGGSGITPFISIIRDLLYASSTLKSQMPKVLLISSFKNSSELSILNLLLPLSSTSYDISRLDLQIKAYVTKQKHESLDHLTQPQCTWFKPHVSDAPISPSVGQNGHLWLGAIIASSFISFLIFMGILTRYVIYPIDHNTNKIFSTAERTILYLLILCICIAITSSFAVVWNKKSNGTETKQIVNLEGVTPQATPGSQYYNADRELESLPLQSVFESTEVHYGERPNLKRLLFDLKESNVGVLACGPKGLRHEVAAICGSGLADNLHFESISFTW is encoded by the exons ATGGGTGCAAGAAAGGCGATCATGGCGACCGTTGTATTAGTAATGTTAGGTTACTTAATTATGTGGATTATTATGCCTACTAATCTTTATAGATACAATTGGACACCCAAAATTAAAGCTAAGATGACTTCTACTTACTTTggtactcaag CTCAGTCGATTTTGATTTATACGTTCCCCATGATCCTGGTCGCGGTTTTGGGGTCCGTGTATCTTCATTTGGGAAAACAGCCTCATGGTGAATACGGAGTGATCAG GAACGCTAAAAAGAGTAGCAAAATGGCCATATGGAGAAGACCAGTGATAGTAAAAGGACCCTTAGGAATAGTGACAGGGATAGAATTGTCATTTCTCATAATGTTCGTAGCTCTACTCGCTTGGTCCTTGTCGACCTTCTTGCATGTTGGTTACGGTCGTCTCGCTCCTGACGTCGGTGAAAAAAG GTGGCTAGCAAAGTGGGAGGCGACGGTATTTAGGCTAGGGCTTACCGGAAACATATGTTTGGCGTTACTATTTTATCCGGTAACAAGAGGTTCGACAATATTACAAATGTTTGGGTTAACTTCAGAAGCAAGTATCAAGTATCATATGTGGCTTGGTAACACCCTTATGGCATTTTTCACTTGTCATGGCCTTGGTTATCTCTTATTCTGGGCCGTCTCTGGTCAAATCTCCGAG GCACTAAAATGGGAGAAAGTaggtgtttcaaatgtagcaggggAGATAGCTTTACTATCAGGCTTAATCCTATGGATAGCAACATTCCCTCGAATTCGACGAAAAATGTTCGAAGTCTTCTTCTACACACACCATCTCTACATAATCTTCATGCTATTCTTTTTCCTACATGTTGGCATTTCCTACGCTTTCTACATGCTTCCAGGAATCTACCTCTTCATCATTGACCGTTACTTACGATTTCTTCAGTCGAGACAACGCGTTCGTTTGCTTTCTGCTCGGGTTTTGTCTTGTCAAGCAATTGAGCTTAATTTCGCTAAGAACCCGAGTTTGAGTTATAATCCTACAAgcaatatttttattaatattccCGCGGTTTCTAAGCTTCAATGGCATCCTTTTACTATTACTTCTAGTAGTAATTTGGAGAGTGATAGGCTTAGTGTTATGATCAAGGTTGGTGGGAATTGGAGTAGGAAGCTTTATGATGTCGTCTCGAGTTCGTCTGTCGATCGCCTTGAAGTCTCTGTTGAAGGTCCTTATGGCCCTGCTTCTAACCATTTCCTAAG GTACGAAACATTGGTGATGGTATGTGGAGGAAGCGGAATAACACCATTCATCTCCATCATTCGCGATCTTCTCTACGCAAGCTCAACTCTCAAGTCTCAGATGCCGAAAGTCCTTCTCATTTCATCATTCAAAAACTCATCAGAACTATCCATCTTAAACCTCTTACTCCCACTCTCAAGCACAAGTTACGACATTTCAAGGCTAGACTTACAAATCAAGGCCTATGTAACAAAACAAAAACACGAATCCCTAGACCACCTGACCCAACCGCAATGCACATGGTTCAAGCCGCATGTTAGTGACGCGCCCATCTCCCCAAGCGTAGGCCAGAACGGACATCTATGGCTCGGAGCAATAATCGCGTCATCTTtcattagtttccttattttcaTGGGAATTCTTACAAGATACGTAATTTACCCTATCGACCATAACACGAATAAGATATTCTCAACTGCGGAAAGGACGATTTTGTACCTGTTGATACTATGTATTTGCATAGCAATAACGTCGAGTTTTGCTGTGGTTTGGAATAAGAAAAGTAATGGCACGGAAACCAAGCAGATAGTTAACTTAGAAGGGGTAACTCCACAAGCCACGCCTGGGTCACAGTACTATAATGCTGACAGAGAACTTGAGAGCCTTCCTCTTCAGTCTGTTTTCGAGTCTACTGAAGTTCACTATGGCGAAAGGCCTAACCTTAAGC GTTTGTTGTTTGATCTAAAGGAGTCTAATGTAGGAGTCCTAGCATGTGGTCCGAAAGGACTGAGGCACGAGGTTGCAGCTATATGTGGATCTGGTTTAGCAGACAATCTGCATTTTGAATCAATCAGTTTCACCTGGTGA